In Alphaproteobacteria bacterium US3C007, one genomic interval encodes:
- a CDS encoding DMT family transporter produces the protein MIERIWPYLAVLSIGSAWGLTIPLTKVIVSDGYLFFGLIFWQQVICASVLGIVLLVRRQSLTITPGALRLFAIIACVGTIAPNSASYTAAIHLPAGFLAVIIATVPMFGFPIAVMMGNETFAKFRLLGLFFGLCGVMLLVLPEARLPDSSKVGFIFLAVIAPLCYGFEGNYVARFGTQNLNPVATLFGASCLGALATLPFALLSGHWIDPRLPWGAPDLALIASATLHAFAYTSYVWLVKRAGPVFALQVSYAVTIFAVFWAIILLNEQPSLFLWAALSAILIGMFLVQPRR, from the coding sequence ATGATTGAACGGATTTGGCCGTATTTAGCGGTGCTAAGCATTGGCTCCGCCTGGGGTTTAACGATCCCGCTGACAAAAGTAATTGTCTCGGATGGCTATTTGTTTTTTGGCCTTATTTTTTGGCAACAGGTGATTTGCGCCAGCGTTTTGGGCATTGTCTTACTGGTCCGGCGTCAAAGCTTAACCATTACGCCCGGCGCGCTGCGCTTGTTTGCAATCATCGCCTGCGTGGGCACCATTGCGCCAAATTCGGCCTCTTATACGGCTGCTATCCACTTGCCGGCGGGGTTTTTAGCGGTGATTATCGCCACTGTACCCATGTTCGGCTTTCCTATTGCCGTGATGATGGGCAATGAAACCTTTGCGAAATTCCGGCTCTTGGGGCTGTTTTTTGGGCTCTGTGGTGTGATGTTGCTGGTGCTGCCAGAGGCGCGTTTGCCCGACTCTTCAAAAGTGGGATTTATTTTCTTAGCCGTCATTGCGCCCCTTTGCTATGGGTTTGAGGGCAATTATGTTGCGCGGTTTGGAACTCAAAACTTAAACCCCGTGGCCACGTTATTTGGCGCCAGCTGTCTTGGAGCGCTTGCAACGCTGCCTTTTGCGCTTCTCAGCGGGCATTGGATCGACCCGCGCCTGCCATGGGGCGCGCCAGATCTTGCCTTGATCGCTTCGGCAACGCTGCATGCTTTTGCCTATACGAGCTATGTGTGGTTGGTGAAACGGGCGGGGCCTGTTTTCGCGCTACAGGTTAGTTATGCCGTTACGATTTTTGCCGTTTTCTGGGCGATTATTCTACTGAATGAGCAACCAAGCCTGTTTTTATGGGCGGCATTATCTGCCATACTGATTGGTATGTTTCTGGTGCAGCCGCGCCGTTAA
- a CDS encoding YebC/PmpR family DNA-binding transcriptional regulator — protein sequence MAGHSKWANIQHRKGRQDAARSKLFSKLSKEITVAAKMGDPDPEKNPRLRLAVKEAKSNSVPKDVIERAIKKSVAGDGDEYEEIRYEGYGPNGVAVIVETMTDNRNRTASNVRSTFGKHGGNLGETGSVGFMFDRKGQVSYAVSAGDDDSVMMAALEAGAEDVESSEDGHFIWCEDTSLNEVAQMLENDLGESLSTKLVWKPTTTTELDLEGMEKLMRLIDALEDDDDVQRVTTNFEASDEVIAQLEASD from the coding sequence ATGGCAGGCCATTCAAAATGGGCGAACATTCAGCATCGCAAAGGGCGCCAAGATGCGGCGCGCTCAAAATTATTTTCGAAGCTTTCCAAAGAAATTACCGTAGCCGCCAAAATGGGGGATCCGGATCCTGAAAAAAACCCCCGTTTGCGCTTGGCTGTTAAGGAAGCCAAATCAAATTCGGTTCCAAAAGATGTGATTGAGCGCGCGATTAAAAAATCGGTTGCGGGTGATGGGGATGAGTATGAAGAAATCCGTTATGAGGGCTACGGCCCAAATGGCGTGGCAGTGATTGTTGAAACAATGACCGATAACAGAAACCGCACGGCATCGAATGTGCGCTCGACCTTCGGAAAACACGGCGGCAATTTGGGGGAAACCGGTTCGGTAGGGTTTATGTTTGATCGCAAAGGTCAGGTGAGCTACGCCGTATCCGCCGGTGATGATGATAGCGTAATGATGGCGGCGCTGGAAGCGGGCGCGGAAGATGTAGAAAGCTCAGAAGATGGGCATTTCATCTGGTGTGAAGACACCAGCCTGAATGAAGTGGCGCAAATGTTGGAAAATGATTTGGGCGAAAGCCTGTCCACCAAGCTGGTTTGGAAACCCACAACCACCACAGAGCTTGATCTTGAAGGGATGGAAAAGCTGATGAGGCTGATCGATGCGCTTGAGGATGACGATGATGTTCAGCGCGTGACAACCAATTTTGAAGCCAGTGATGAGGTTATAGCGCAATTGGAAGCTTCTGATTGA
- a CDS encoding 8-oxoguanine deaminase codes for MGDILIKNADYILTMDDARRELHGADIHLHEGEIIAVAQNYAPPVDCEVVQAEGCVVTPGLVNTHHHLYQSLTRAVPGAQNALLFGWLQTLYPIWARFGPEEMRVSAMVGLAELALSGCSLSADHLYLYPNGVRLEDTIEAAQEIGLRFFPTRGAMSIGESDGGLPPDALVETEAWILEDCIRVVDAFHDPSPASMLRVGIAPCSPFSVSRDLMRDAALLARDKGVFLHTHLAENDEDIAYSLEKFGCRPGQYAEDLGWTGADVWHAHCVKLDAKEIALFGKSQTGVAHCPCSNCRLGSGIAPLRQMRDARVPVGLGVDGSASNDLGNLMDEARQAMLLQRVSQGADAMSAREALEIATRGGADVLGRPECGRLAVGKRADIAIWDVSGVESAGSWDPAALVLSGPNKVRDLLVEGRFVVRDGQLRSTDLEALIAHQNRLVQKLINA; via the coding sequence ATGGGCGACATCCTGATCAAAAATGCAGATTACATCCTCACCATGGATGATGCGCGACGCGAATTGCACGGCGCTGATATCCATTTACATGAGGGAGAAATTATAGCCGTCGCGCAGAATTACGCGCCGCCCGTTGACTGTGAGGTGGTGCAGGCCGAAGGCTGCGTTGTGACGCCGGGTTTGGTCAATACGCATCACCACCTCTATCAAAGCTTAACCCGCGCGGTGCCCGGCGCGCAAAACGCATTGTTGTTTGGGTGGCTGCAGACGCTCTACCCTATTTGGGCCCGCTTTGGGCCTGAAGAAATGCGCGTTTCAGCGATGGTGGGGTTGGCCGAATTGGCATTGTCTGGCTGCAGTTTAAGCGCCGATCATTTGTATTTATACCCCAACGGTGTGCGGCTGGAAGATACGATTGAGGCGGCGCAGGAAATTGGCCTGCGCTTTTTTCCAACCCGGGGTGCGATGAGCATCGGTGAAAGCGATGGCGGCTTACCGCCTGATGCTTTGGTTGAAACGGAAGCGTGGATTTTGGAAGATTGCATCCGTGTGGTGGATGCGTTCCATGATCCCTCTCCCGCATCCATGCTCAGGGTGGGCATTGCGCCCTGTTCCCCTTTTTCAGTAAGTCGTGATTTAATGCGCGACGCGGCGCTTTTGGCGCGCGATAAGGGGGTATTTTTACACACGCATTTGGCGGAAAATGATGAGGATATCGCCTATTCGCTTGAAAAATTTGGATGTCGCCCAGGGCAATATGCTGAAGATCTGGGATGGACAGGTGCGGATGTGTGGCACGCGCATTGTGTGAAATTGGATGCCAAAGAAATTGCCCTATTCGGAAAAAGCCAAACCGGTGTGGCGCATTGCCCCTGTTCGAATTGCCGCCTTGGCTCTGGGATTGCTCCGCTGCGCCAAATGCGCGATGCGCGGGTGCCCGTGGGATTGGGGGTCGACGGGTCTGCCAGCAATGATTTGGGCAATTTGATGGATGAGGCGCGCCAAGCGATGTTGCTGCAAAGGGTGTCGCAAGGCGCAGATGCGATGAGTGCCCGCGAGGCGTTGGAAATTGCAACCCGCGGGGGTGCAGATGTGCTGGGCCGACCCGAATGTGGGCGCTTGGCGGTCGGAAAACGGGCGGATATTGCAATTTGGGATGTTTCTGGCGTGGAAAGTGCGGGCAGCTGGGATCCTGCGGCGTTGGTTCTTTCGGGGCCCAATAAAGTGCGGGATTTACTGGTGGAAGGGCGCTTTGTTGTGCGCGATGGCCAGCTGCGCAGCACTGATTTAGAGGCTTTGATCGCGCATCAAAACCGTCTGGTGCAAAAGCTTATCAACGCATAG
- a CDS encoding TIGR00282 family metallophosphoesterase produces MKLLFLGDVMGRAGRAALVEKLPRLKAEWQIDFAVVNAENATSGHGLSPDHARALLGAGADCITLGDHAFDQKDMLAFIEKEPRIIRPLNFAKNAPGRGARIFSDARGRKILVAQVLGQVFMKRPFDDPFSAIDAVLRSHPLGGQIQASLVDIHCEATSEKMGMGHFCDGRASVVVGTHTHIPTADAMILPKGTAYQSDAGMCGDYNSVIGMEKTEPLRRFVTGMPKARFSPADGPATLAGLYVETEDSTGKAQNVRMIRVGGQLQPAAL; encoded by the coding sequence ATGAAGCTTCTTTTTCTTGGAGATGTGATGGGGCGCGCAGGTCGCGCAGCTCTGGTTGAAAAACTGCCGCGGTTGAAAGCCGAGTGGCAGATTGATTTTGCCGTGGTCAACGCTGAAAACGCCACAAGTGGCCATGGATTAAGCCCCGATCATGCGCGCGCATTGCTTGGCGCGGGTGCAGATTGCATCACTTTGGGCGATCACGCATTTGATCAAAAAGACATGTTGGCATTTATCGAAAAAGAGCCACGAATTATTCGCCCCTTAAATTTTGCCAAGAACGCGCCGGGACGCGGAGCGCGTATTTTCAGTGATGCGCGCGGGCGCAAAATTCTGGTCGCGCAGGTTTTGGGACAGGTGTTTATGAAGCGTCCCTTTGATGATCCTTTCTCGGCGATTGATGCGGTGTTGCGTAGTCATCCTTTGGGCGGGCAAATACAGGCCAGCTTGGTTGATATTCATTGCGAGGCAACCTCTGAAAAAATGGGGATGGGGCATTTTTGTGATGGGCGGGCCAGCGTTGTGGTGGGCACCCATACGCATATTCCAACCGCGGATGCGATGATCTTGCCCAAAGGCACCGCCTATCAAAGCGATGCGGGCATGTGCGGCGATTATAACAGCGTGATCGGGATGGAAAAAACCGAACCCTTGCGCCGCTTTGTGACGGGTATGCCCAAGGCGCGGTTCAGCCCGGCAGATGGACCTGCCACGCTTGCTGGGCTTTACGTGGAAACTGAGGATAGCACTGGAAAAGCGCAGAATGTAAGGATGATCCGCGTGGGCGGTCAATTGCAACCGGCGGCTTTATGA
- a CDS encoding OsmC family protein, producing MAVLHDYTAQVIWTGNRGQGTKTYRGYARSWDLCSPGKPVISCSNDPILGGDPALYNPEDLLISTLSACHMLWYLHLASAAGLCIQAYQDHPIAQGETLANGASRFVAATLRPQITLSNGDDPSRADLLHHRVSEQCFIARSVNFPVTYGAKYQFS from the coding sequence ATGGCTGTTCTTCACGATTATACGGCGCAGGTAATTTGGACGGGAAACCGCGGGCAGGGCACGAAAACCTATCGCGGGTATGCGCGCAGTTGGGATTTATGCAGCCCCGGAAAACCCGTGATAAGCTGCTCGAATGATCCAATTTTGGGTGGGGATCCTGCGCTTTATAATCCTGAGGATTTGTTGATTTCAACGTTGAGCGCCTGCCATATGTTATGGTATCTGCACCTGGCCAGTGCGGCCGGCTTATGTATTCAAGCGTATCAAGATCACCCCATTGCACAGGGTGAAACGCTTGCTAATGGCGCCAGTCGGTTTGTCGCGGCAACGTTACGGCCGCAGATTACGCTGTCGAACGGCGATGATCCCAGCCGTGCCGACCTGCTGCACCACCGCGTTTCAGAGCAGTGCTTTATCGCCCGTTCTGTTAATTTTCCGGTCACTTACGGGGCGAAATATCAGTTTTCATAG
- the mgtE gene encoding magnesium transporter has translation MQNHTILSDQDVAQPDRSYELNPSDVAGILDAVDREDRDQLVAQMEPLHAADIADLLEQIDGYDRARLIRLYEREFDGEILSELNEAIREDVINLLKPEVLADAVRDLESDDVVDLLEDLETPQQEAILDALDDIDRLAVEQSLAYPEFSAGRLMQREVVAAPDYWTVGDAIEFMRKAEELPEQFYHVILVDPKFHPVGNVTLGRIMSSKRSTALVSLKEEMFRVIPADQDEAEVAYAFNQYHLISAPVVDHEQRLVGMITIDDAMMVLDHEHEEDILRLAGVGESSLSDTVLETAKQRLPWLGVNLFTAILASVVIAQFEAALAQLVALAILMPIVASMGGNAGTQSLTVAVRAIATKDLTRSNLVRVVRREVLVGLLNGVVFALVMGSVGVIWFGSPVLGYVIALAMVINLVVAGLAGTGIPVLLARFGIDPALASGAFVTTVTDIVGFLAFLGLAGWILL, from the coding sequence ATGCAAAACCATACCATCCTATCTGATCAAGACGTGGCGCAGCCTGATCGCAGTTATGAGCTCAATCCAAGCGATGTTGCGGGTATTTTAGACGCTGTAGATCGTGAAGATCGTGATCAGCTGGTTGCGCAGATGGAGCCTTTGCACGCGGCGGATATCGCGGATTTGCTCGAACAAATCGATGGCTATGATCGGGCGCGGTTGATCCGTCTTTATGAGCGTGAATTTGATGGTGAAATCCTGTCTGAGCTGAATGAGGCCATTCGCGAAGACGTGATCAATCTTCTGAAACCCGAGGTTTTGGCCGACGCGGTGCGCGATCTGGAAAGCGACGATGTTGTCGATCTTCTGGAAGATTTGGAAACGCCGCAGCAAGAAGCCATTCTGGACGCTTTGGATGATATAGATCGCTTGGCTGTCGAACAATCGCTGGCCTATCCAGAGTTTTCCGCTGGTCGCTTAATGCAGCGCGAAGTGGTTGCAGCGCCTGATTATTGGACGGTTGGCGATGCGATTGAATTCATGCGCAAAGCCGAGGAGTTGCCAGAACAGTTTTATCATGTGATTCTGGTGGATCCAAAATTCCATCCGGTGGGCAATGTCACGCTGGGGCGCATCATGTCATCAAAGCGTAGCACCGCGTTGGTCAGCCTGAAGGAAGAGATGTTTCGCGTTATCCCGGCAGATCAAGACGAAGCAGAAGTTGCCTATGCGTTCAATCAATATCATCTGATTTCTGCGCCTGTTGTGGATCATGAACAGCGCCTTGTCGGCATGATTACGATTGATGATGCGATGATGGTGCTTGACCATGAACATGAGGAAGACATTTTGCGCCTGGCCGGGGTTGGAGAAAGCAGCCTCAGCGATACGGTTTTGGAAACGGCCAAGCAGCGCTTGCCTTGGTTGGGGGTGAACCTGTTTACAGCTATTTTAGCCTCTGTGGTCATCGCGCAATTCGAAGCAGCGCTTGCGCAATTGGTGGCTTTGGCGATTTTAATGCCCATTGTGGCCTCGATGGGCGGCAATGCGGGCACGCAAAGCCTGACGGTTGCGGTGCGTGCGATTGCGACCAAAGATCTGACCCGCTCAAATCTGGTTCGGGTGGTGCGACGAGAGGTTCTTGTGGGGCTTTTAAATGGGGTGGTTTTCGCGTTGGTAATGGGCTCGGTCGGGGTGATCTGGTTCGGATCCCCCGTGCTTGGATATGTGATCGCGTTAGCGATGGTGATCAATTTGGTTGTTGCGGGTTTGGCTGGCACCGGCATTCCGGTTCTGCTGGCGCGTTTTGGCATTGATCCTGCGTTGGCCTCTGGGGCTTTTGTTACCACGGTCACCGATATTGTGGGATTTCTGGCGTTTTTGGGTTTGGCAGGGTGGATCTTGTTATGA
- a CDS encoding SLC13 family permease produces the protein MVFFSSGLWPAGFSLCIVAVMLVMFWQERFPSEVIALSGAALFLVTGILPYETALQVFSNPAPWTIGAMFIVVAALVRTGALDALISAVQNRKMRHPGGILALLLLFVLLSSAVVSNTPVVVVMIPVFVQLARSLNIAASKVLIPLSYTAILGGMLTLLGTSTNLLVDGVARDLGLAGFGLFEITPLALILVIWGAVYLRFIAPLLLPERASLADVLSDQTQKKFFSEVLIPPGSALIGRPVLKVALFRRRGVRVIDVLRKNASLRDRLKAIRLNAGDRVVLRSPIGELLGLQQEKTLRRKGAVDQVSAVETTTVEILITPGCQMLGRRLSDLHLRRRFGVYTLAVHRHNQNIAQNLHSLIITLGDTLLLEGAAEDIKRLAQEFAVVDISQPTVQAFRRRHAPIAFGTILGLVLMAGFGLAPLFVLSLVAAAILLVTRAIDAEEAFAFVQGRLLVLIFSMLTIGAGLGHAGAVALVVKALTPAIAGLSPFLLIWCFYLLTSLLTEVVSNNAVAVIITPLAIALAHDLGVDPRPLVVAVMVAASASFATPIGYQTNMLVYGPGGYRFSDFLRVGVPLNLSIGLLSAWFIPKLWPF, from the coding sequence ATGGTCTTTTTTTCTTCCGGTTTATGGCCGGCGGGATTTTCGCTGTGCATCGTGGCGGTGATGCTGGTGATGTTTTGGCAAGAGCGGTTTCCCAGTGAGGTCATTGCTTTAAGCGGTGCCGCGCTTTTTTTGGTGACGGGTATTTTACCCTATGAGACCGCGTTGCAAGTGTTTTCAAACCCGGCGCCTTGGACGATTGGCGCGATGTTCATCGTGGTGGCCGCCTTGGTGCGCACGGGCGCTTTGGATGCGTTGATTTCGGCTGTTCAAAACCGAAAAATGCGCCATCCTGGCGGCATTTTGGCCCTTCTACTGCTATTCGTGTTGTTATCTTCGGCGGTGGTGTCGAACACGCCGGTGGTGGTGGTGATGATCCCGGTCTTTGTGCAATTGGCCCGAAGCCTGAATATTGCTGCCAGTAAAGTTCTTATTCCGCTTTCCTATACAGCCATATTAGGTGGCATGTTGACCCTGTTGGGGACGTCCACCAATTTATTGGTGGATGGGGTTGCCCGTGACTTGGGTTTGGCGGGGTTTGGGCTTTTTGAAATCACACCTTTGGCTTTAATCTTGGTGATCTGGGGCGCGGTTTATCTGCGGTTTATCGCACCGTTGCTTTTGCCCGAACGCGCCAGTTTGGCGGATGTATTATCAGATCAAACGCAGAAGAAATTTTTCAGCGAAGTGCTTATCCCGCCGGGCTCGGCGCTTATCGGTAGGCCGGTCTTAAAAGTGGCCTTATTTCGCCGGCGAGGGGTTCGGGTGATCGATGTGCTGCGCAAGAACGCCTCGTTGCGTGATAGATTAAAGGCAATCCGGCTAAACGCAGGTGACCGGGTTGTTTTACGCTCTCCGATCGGGGAATTGTTGGGGCTACAGCAAGAAAAAACCTTAAGGCGAAAAGGCGCGGTGGATCAGGTTTCTGCCGTGGAAACCACAACGGTTGAAATATTAATTACGCCTGGGTGCCAAATGCTGGGGCGCAGGCTGAGCGATTTGCATTTGCGACGGCGCTTTGGGGTTTATACGCTGGCTGTGCATCGGCATAATCAGAATATAGCGCAAAATTTGCACTCTCTTATTATCACTTTGGGGGATACGCTACTGCTCGAAGGCGCTGCTGAAGACATCAAACGTTTGGCACAAGAATTTGCCGTGGTTGATATTTCTCAACCGACTGTGCAAGCGTTCCGCCGCCGTCATGCGCCCATCGCATTTGGAACGATTTTGGGTTTGGTGCTGATGGCCGGTTTTGGCCTTGCACCTCTTTTCGTACTTAGCTTGGTGGCCGCCGCGATATTGCTTGTGACGCGGGCCATTGACGCAGAGGAAGCCTTTGCTTTCGTTCAGGGCCGCTTGTTGGTTTTGATATTTTCAATGTTGACCATAGGCGCCGGGTTGGGCCATGCGGGCGCGGTGGCACTTGTGGTTAAGGCTCTGACACCCGCGATCGCGGGCCTGTCGCCCTTCTTGTTGATTTGGTGCTTCTACCTGCTGACCTCGCTGCTCACAGAAGTGGTGTCAAATAATGCGGTAGCTGTGATCATCACGCCTTTGGCAATTGCATTGGCGCATGATTTGGGCGTTGATCCCCGGCCGTTGGTTGTGGCGGTGATGGTGGCCGCTTCGGCCAGCTTTGCCACGCCGATTGGCTATCAAACCAATATGCTGGTCTACGGGCCCGGCGGATATCGGTTTTCTGATTTTTTGCGCGTTGGTGTGCCGCTCAATCTGAGTATCGGGCTTTTATCGGCTTGGTTTATTCCCAAACTATGGCCCTTTTAA
- a CDS encoding 5-formyltetrahydrofolate cyclo-ligase has product MNDLTERKRAARKAAFARRKSAHARDIGACAWLLSSVLAGYRGVSLAGYMPIRTEIDPRPAMAEAAGYGPVGVPVIAAEGHPLRFSKWYPEGALKEGPFGAKIPIDDDFFEPELVIVPLVAFDRNGGRLGYGGGFYDRTLEMLRAKRPTFAIGFAYSAQQADHLPLEATDQPLDQIVTEDEVIDLRARMI; this is encoded by the coding sequence ATGAATGATTTGACAGAGCGCAAACGGGCCGCGCGCAAAGCTGCCTTTGCGCGGCGCAAATCGGCGCATGCTCGGGATATAGGCGCTTGCGCGTGGCTCTTATCATCGGTTTTGGCCGGATATCGCGGCGTATCCTTGGCCGGGTACATGCCCATTCGCACCGAAATTGATCCGCGCCCCGCGATGGCGGAAGCCGCTGGATATGGCCCGGTTGGGGTGCCGGTGATTGCCGCCGAAGGCCATCCTTTGCGGTTTTCAAAATGGTATCCTGAGGGCGCGCTTAAGGAGGGGCCATTTGGTGCCAAAATCCCGATTGATGATGATTTTTTCGAACCGGAACTGGTGATCGTGCCCCTTGTCGCTTTTGATCGAAATGGGGGGCGGCTGGGTTATGGCGGTGGATTTTATGACCGCACGCTCGAGATGTTACGCGCAAAGCGACCTACTTTTGCCATTGGGTTTGCCTATAGCGCGCAGCAGGCAGATCACCTGCCATTGGAGGCAACCGACCAACCTTTGGATCAAATCGTAACCGAGGATGAGGTCATCGATCTGCGCGCGCGCATGATCTAA
- the guaD gene encoding guanine deaminase, translating to MIASSPQLLLTGQTLSFKADPFVTKVESASAFDSAGGVLIEAGRILAQGPAADLRRHYPQAQVIDYGDKLIMAGFIDAHVHYPQTAIIASWGNRLIDWLNQYTFPEEMRFGDAAYAQHSAETYLDLALAHGTTSLASFCTIHPNSVEALFASADARGMAIVAGKTCMDRNAPEGLRDTAQSAYDQSKALLQTWHGQGRARYAITPRFSPTSTPAQLTALGALWQEFPDCLMQTHLSEQIDEIAWVKDLFPNARDYLDTYETFGLLGKRGLYGHAIHLQPREKARLKEVGAALVHCPTSNSFIGSGLFDMHGLANAGQRIALATDTGGGSSFSMLRTMAAAYEIGQLNGHPLHPAQLLWLATMGSARSLHLEHEIGSLTPGKYADLVVLDLASTPAIAQRQRQANDHWSSLFPTIMMGDDRAIHSVWIKGAERHSKTS from the coding sequence GTGATCGCATCCTCACCTCAGCTGTTGCTAACAGGCCAAACGCTCAGTTTTAAAGCCGATCCCTTTGTAACAAAGGTCGAATCGGCCAGCGCCTTTGACAGCGCCGGCGGCGTGCTCATTGAAGCGGGAAGGATCCTTGCACAAGGCCCAGCTGCAGATTTACGCCGACACTACCCACAAGCGCAGGTCATCGATTATGGCGATAAGCTGATCATGGCGGGCTTTATCGACGCGCATGTTCATTATCCGCAGACCGCAATCATTGCCAGCTGGGGAAACCGCCTGATTGATTGGCTCAACCAGTATACATTTCCCGAAGAAATGCGATTTGGCGATGCGGCTTATGCACAACACAGCGCGGAGACGTATTTGGATCTGGCGCTCGCGCATGGCACGACCAGCCTGGCCAGTTTTTGTACCATTCATCCAAACAGCGTAGAGGCGCTGTTTGCCAGTGCGGACGCGCGCGGCATGGCCATCGTGGCGGGCAAAACCTGCATGGATCGCAACGCGCCCGAAGGCTTGCGCGACACGGCGCAAAGCGCCTATGATCAAAGCAAAGCTTTGCTGCAAACATGGCATGGGCAAGGCCGGGCGCGCTATGCCATCACGCCGCGGTTTTCACCCACCTCAACCCCCGCGCAACTGACCGCATTGGGGGCTTTATGGCAGGAATTTCCCGATTGCCTGATGCAAACCCATCTCAGCGAACAAATCGATGAAATCGCATGGGTGAAAGATCTCTTCCCCAATGCGCGCGATTATCTGGATACCTACGAGACATTCGGTTTGCTGGGCAAACGCGGCCTTTACGGGCATGCGATACATTTGCAGCCGCGTGAAAAAGCCCGGCTAAAAGAGGTTGGCGCGGCTTTGGTTCATTGCCCAACCTCAAACAGTTTCATCGGCTCGGGCCTCTTTGATATGCACGGCCTGGCAAATGCCGGGCAACGCATCGCTCTGGCAACCGATACCGGGGGTGGATCCAGCTTTTCCATGCTGCGCACTATGGCTGCGGCCTATGAGATCGGGCAACTAAACGGTCATCCTTTGCACCCGGCGCAATTGCTCTGGTTGGCCACGATGGGCTCCGCGCGCAGCCTGCATCTTGAACATGAAATCGGCAGCCTAACACCCGGAAAATATGCAGATCTGGTGGTTTTAGATTTGGCCTCAACCCCCGCAATCGCGCAGCGGCAAAGGCAAGCGAATGATCACTGGTCAAGCCTGTTTCCGACCATCATGATGGGCGATGATCGCGCCATCCATTCGGTGTGGATCAAAGGCGCAGAACGGCACAGCAAAACCAGTTAG
- the hisN gene encoding histidinol-phosphatase, which produces MEQAYVSREVLSAADKEELKRVAVDLAEAARAAILPLFRSTNLALENKADQGFDPVTHADKAAERAMRAILEAQRPEDGILGEEYGETFGSSGLTWVLDPIDGTRSFMSGTPTWGVLIALRDAAGPFFGVIDQPYIGERFIGGLGLNTMAGPLGAAALQTRSTRALKDALLFSTFPEIGSRAEHASFQAVAKQVKLVRYGLDCYAYALLAAGQIDLVIEAGLSAYDVQAPIAVIEAAGGVVCNWQGRPAHDGGQIIAAATPELMAAALPLLQNARL; this is translated from the coding sequence ATGGAACAAGCGTATGTAAGCAGAGAGGTTCTTTCTGCGGCAGATAAAGAAGAGCTAAAACGCGTGGCGGTCGACTTGGCTGAGGCGGCTAGAGCGGCAATTTTGCCGCTATTCCGGTCAACAAACTTGGCGCTTGAAAATAAAGCCGATCAGGGCTTTGATCCTGTGACCCATGCGGATAAAGCCGCCGAGCGCGCGATGCGCGCCATCCTTGAAGCGCAACGCCCAGAGGATGGTATTTTGGGTGAAGAATACGGGGAAACTTTTGGAAGCTCAGGGTTAACGTGGGTGCTTGATCCGATCGATGGCACCCGCTCTTTCATGAGCGGAACGCCAACCTGGGGCGTTTTGATTGCCCTGCGCGATGCGGCGGGCCCGTTTTTTGGAGTCATTGATCAACCTTATATCGGAGAGCGTTTTATCGGCGGTTTGGGGCTGAACACGATGGCCGGTCCTTTGGGGGCGGCGGCTTTGCAAACGCGCTCTACGCGCGCTTTGAAGGATGCGCTGTTGTTTTCCACCTTTCCTGAAATTGGCAGCCGCGCCGAGCATGCCAGCTTTCAGGCGGTGGCCAAACAGGTTAAATTGGTACGCTATGGTTTAGATTGCTATGCCTATGCCTTGCTGGCGGCGGGGCAGATCGATTTGGTGATCGAGGCCGGATTAAGCGCCTATGATGTGCAAGCGCCGATCGCAGTGATCGAAGCCGCTGGAGGGGTCGTTTGCAATTGGCAGGGGCGTCCTGCGCATGACGGCGGGCAAATTATCGCTGCGGCAACGCCCGAGCTGATGGCAGCCGCTTTGCCCTTGCTGCAAAACGCGCGCCTGTAA